The sequence below is a genomic window from Streptomyces sp. NBC_00289.
AGGATGCGTCTGGACAGCGACTACTCCTGTCCCGGGACCGCCATCTCCCCAAGGAGCGACCAGTCGTCCTGCTGAACCGTCGCGTTGACGATGCGAGGCGTCTCGACCAGGTGAGGCGGCAGCGTCTGCTGCGCGGCCTTGAAGTGCGCGGACTGCACATGCGCGGCCCCGGCCTCGTCGTCGCGGAAGGCTTCGACCAGGATGTACTCCGTGGGGTCCGCCACGCTGCGCGACCAGTCGAACCACAGGCAGCCGGGCTCGGCGCGCGTGGCCCGGGTGAAGTCGGCGGTGATCTCCGGCCAGCGGTCGGCGTGCTCGGGACGGACTCGGAACCTGGCGGTAATGAAGATCATGGGATTCCTTCGCTGATGTCTGTGCGTCCTGCATCGAACAAGCGGTGGCGTGGGCAGGGACGACGAGGCGATCCACGGGCAGGCGGTGCCTTGATTGCCGTCCGATCACACCATTAGAACTTGGCGGCTTGTTTGCCGGCTTGCGGACCCTATGCCCGGGCGCGTCGCGGTGGGCCGTCTGATGGGCGGCCCACCGCGAGGGACTGGGTGGGCGTGGTGGGGATACGGACGGATCGTTACGACCGCACTACCAACTGACCGTCCGCGTACGGAAGGACTTTGGCACGCGGCAGGTGCACGAGGACCTCCTCGCCGACCGGGACTCCCTCCTCCCGCGGTGTCTTGGCCCTGACGAGTTGCCCGGCGACCTCGACCTCGAGCACGCGCTGTGCGCCGTGGTCGCTGACGCCCCGCAGCCGGCCGGGGAAGGTGTTGGGGCCGGGGTCCGTGACGACCTTGACGTATTCGGGGCGGACGCCGACCTGCAGCTCGGTCGTGCTCTGGGGAATGATGTCCCAGGCGACGGACAGCGGCCGACCGGACAGCGCGAAGCGCCCGCCGTTCCGGTCCACGGTCAGAAAGTTCATCGCCGGTGAGCCGATGAAGTAGCCGACGTACGTGGAGGAGGGCGCTTCGAAGAGCTGCTCTGGGGTGCCCTGCTGCACAGCCCGGCCATCCTTCATGACAAGCAATTCCTGCGCGAAGCTCATCGCCTCGTACTGGTCGTGGGTCACGTAGATCACCGTGGGCTGGAACTGGTCGGTGATCTCACGGATCTTGCGCCGCAGCGAGTGCTTCAGCTGCGGGTCGATCACGGTGAGTGGCTCGTCCATCAGGACGGCCGCCACGTCATCACGGACCAGGCCGCGGCCGAGTGAGATCAGCTGCTTGTCGTCGGCGGTGAGCCCGCGCGCCGGCTGCTGAAGCCGGTCGTGCAGGTCCAGGGCCTCGGCGACCTGCTGCACCTTGGCGTCGATCCTCGCCTTGTCCCAGCGCCGGCACTGCAGCGGGAAGGCGAGGTTCTCGTAGACCGTCATCGACTTGTAGATGACGGGGAACTGGAAGACCTGGGCAATGTTGCGCGCCTTGGTCGGCATGGCGGAGACGTCGACGCCGTCGAACAGGACCTGTCCCCGGGATGGTCTGACCAGGCCGGAAAGGATGTTCAGCAGCGTCGTCTTGCCGCAGCCCGAGGGTCCGACCAGCGCGTAGGTCTTGCCGGACTCGAAGGTCAGCCGCAGCGGCTTGAGAGCCCACCGCTCCTGCTCGGCGCCCGGCGCGTACGCGTGCCCGACGTCGATGATGTCCAACTGCGCCATGTCAACGCCCTTCCACAGAAGCGAGATCGTATGAAGGCGTGCGCACGAGCGTCCCCTGCTCGTCGAAGGCGAACAGCCGGTCGGGACGGATCCGAAGTCTGACCAGGTCGCCGAGGGCGACATCGTGGATGCCCTGGATCTGTACGACGAAGGGGGCC
It includes:
- a CDS encoding putative quinol monooxygenase, which translates into the protein MIFITARFRVRPEHADRWPEITADFTRATRAEPGCLWFDWSRSVADPTEYILVEAFRDDEAGAAHVQSAHFKAAQQTLPPHLVETPRIVNATVQQDDWSLLGEMAVPGQE
- a CDS encoding ABC transporter ATP-binding protein; amino-acid sequence: MAQLDIIDVGHAYAPGAEQERWALKPLRLTFESGKTYALVGPSGCGKTTLLNILSGLVRPSRGQVLFDGVDVSAMPTKARNIAQVFQFPVIYKSMTVYENLAFPLQCRRWDKARIDAKVQQVAEALDLHDRLQQPARGLTADDKQLISLGRGLVRDDVAAVLMDEPLTVIDPQLKHSLRRKIREITDQFQPTVIYVTHDQYEAMSFAQELLVMKDGRAVQQGTPEQLFEAPSSTYVGYFIGSPAMNFLTVDRNGGRFALSGRPLSVAWDIIPQSTTELQVGVRPEYVKVVTDPGPNTFPGRLRGVSDHGAQRVLEVEVAGQLVRAKTPREEGVPVGEEVLVHLPRAKVLPYADGQLVVRS